acaaattatACAATGAAATAATGTCAGTAAACGATTAAGGTATGATAAATTTGGACTCTCTAAACACGCTTCAAtcgacaaaattaaaatttggtgaATTACGagcgaaaaaaattaattgaaaatttctatTATAAATGCTACGGAATCAACTATCGTGATGATTAATGcactcgatcgtaatttctcgactcacaATCGAGATTTCCCAATCGTAATTTgtcgtaaaatttcaaaaattttaaaaatttcaaaaattttaaaaatattaaaaattttaaaaaaagtttaaaatctacaaaaaaaaatgttttggaattaaataaaagaaatcctgggaaaacaaaattacataaaaataatatttttttttattttttaaattactaaattttttaaaagtattgaaattttttaaattttttaaaaaaattaaaaatttagaagttaaaaccttgaaatttttttttagatcttctgatttttttatttttttaaattgtttgaagtcaggaaaacaattatttattttattaaaattttcttggttttaacatcaaaaaattaaacttagatttttttttttaatattccgtTTAATTTcgaacatgtaaaaaaataaaaaaaaaatttttttttaggaattacataaaaaatcctaaaaaaacttgtttgacttgaaaaaatttctttttaattttcaaacttttgaaaattttgaaattttagaaaattttgaagctaaacttttaaaatttcttaatttttaagtattttccgaatttttgtttttttttttttgatttttttaaattgtttgaagtcAGAAAAAATAAACCGTCGTAACTTGTCGATGGTagatttcaataatttcaaaaatttaaaaaaaattaaaaaaaactacaaattattttttaaggaattaaataaaaaaaactttaaaaaaattaacttgaaaaaaaaattagttaaaattaaattttacgaattaaataaaaaatcctcaaaaaaaaattttgacttgaaaaaaaatcttttttaattttcaaattactaaattttttgaaacttttgaaaattttaaaactttcaaaaatttagaagctaaaactttttgaatttcttaatttttaaaaattttccgattttttaaatttttggatttttttttaatttgaagtcaGAAAAATATAAACCGTCGTAACTTGTCGATGgcagatttcaaaaatttcaaaaatttaaaaaaaaattaaaaaaaactacaaattaatttttttaaggaattaaataaaaaaccaaaaaaaaaataacttgaaaaaaaatatttaaaattacttgaaaattaaattactaaaaaaaaataacttttaaaaaaaataattttattaaaatttagaagttaaaacttttataatttctaaatattttaaaattatctgattttttgaaatttatggagttttttaaattgtttgaagtcagcaaaaaattaaatttagtttaatttctctATTGTaaatcgtaatttgtcgatggtagatttcaaaaatttcaaaaattaaagaaaaaaaccacaaattatttttttaaggaattgaataaaaaaaaacctaaaaaaattttaacttgaaaaaaaggtttttttttcatttttggattaATACTAGGAGCGTGTTCAggaagcccaaatctatcataccttgaaaCTAAAGCGTTTACTggcatcaaattcaaaaatgtcgagttgtgttttTCAACACAACaacatatttggaaaaaaaaatcgaggctACTACGATTGTTTGCGTATTTTTCGTCATTTAGTAAACGAGTGCATTCGGCCTACTTGTTAAGAAGGTTGCCGTAAAAAAGCATATtgttagggcatctccaccgcgcgAGTCCAACTGGGAGGCTAAACAGTTAGAAACGCTCGGCGGAAATGCCCACAGCGTGCAGGTACTTACCTTGCTGGCCCCCGTGTGGGCAAAGTCGATGTTGGTCCGTACCGTCCGGTGGTGCAACGCCTGCAGTGGCCTCGCATTGTTGCCGAGGGGCGCCTTCGGGGTCTGTTCCGACCCTTGCATCAGCTTGCGCAGCGCGTACAGCTGGGAAAAGGGTTGTTGGCGTTAGTTGATgttaatttttgtaagttttttgtttCACCTCTTGCTTCGTGATGTAGATGGGTTTGTTCAGGATGATCCATACCGTGCTCTCCCAGCACCCGGGATGAGTGGTGGACCCCTCGTACGTCATGTACTGCTCGGTGTTGGGCAGCAGCGATCGCAGCGAGATGTGGCGGATCGGGGTGGAAGAACCTGTCAGGGGGGGGAAATTTCGTGAGTGTGAGTAGATCCTCGTAGACGGTAAAATTACAGACCTTTGTAGAGCACCTTGTTGAAGGTGCTGGTGATTATCCGCAGCTCCGGGTTAGGCGTATCGCCGATCTGCACCATCAGCGAGATCCCGACGATTCCCTGGGCCTTGTGCTGCGCCTCGGACATGTTGTGGTACAGCTCCTTGTTGAAGCCGTATAATTGAATCTGCCCGGAGGTAGTGGAGAGAAAACGTTGTCGTCATCACGATAAAAAGTTTCCGATAAGACCACGTGGTTGGCCAGTTGGCGTCCAACGAAGGAACGGTTAATAAAAGGTAATAATCGTTTGGTTTTACAGTGTACATTAAAAAAGTAGCGTCAGGTTGGGCCAATCCCGAAGGAACATACGCCACTTCCGGTAGACCGGAGGATTACCCGACGGAAGTCAGGTCCAcgggaaaaaaaaagtgaaagcaCGTACTTTGGGTCTCCGCTGAGCTCTTACAAAACACTAAATTACACGTTATTAACATTCCGTTTTCTTCGCCGGCGTCGCCTGCTTCGTCGTTACCCGAAGCCATTATTTCTGATTACCATCACGTTGTCTTAACTAGTTTTCTTTGGAATTTTTTGCTCCGTTCAACCaggactttttattttttagcccTCCAGAAGGGGGAGGGGCAATGGGTAGGAAACTAGCTTTTTTCCCTTCTCTTAATAGCAACATCATGTTGCATTAGTACAAAGCCCCAAAAGTTGGGAGGTACGGCGAAAACAGAACATGGAAAATATACCGGAAACGTGCGAACGTGGTACTTATTTACATAACAAGCTTAAAACCTGACTTGTAACACCTTGCTGATGGTTATGCACTTCTCCCCGCGCTCGAAGGTAGTTTAAGGATTAAGTTCAAGTTGCTGGCCAACCTACGTGATTTTTAAGCAGAgtgaaaacacacaatttttgaagaattacctCCCCCGGGAAACTGTACCCGTGCACGTGATGCTCCGAGCCCTGGTTGTTGTCCGTGCCGTAGTGGAAGTAAATCTCCTCAAACTGGTACCGGTAGGCCAGCGGGCCGCTGGAGATGTTCACGTGCTGTTTGGTGTCCTTTTCGACACGAAATACCAACGACTGGCCGGTATTGTGCAGCGTGCCGGAGATCTGGAACGAAATTGAATGGATTTTGAAATATGCTGCGAAATTCAATTCTCTTCACCCGGTAAAACCCTTATTTTTATTGCCTCGATGTTATTGCTGCGAAAACCACCGCCCAAAAGTACCTCTTTATAGAATTGAGCATGCAAAATCCCGAACCCAGCCCCAGTCTGGCAACACTGCGATGATAAATCCCTGTGCGAAACTCCGAAAAGACCCGGAAAGCCGCACCATAATCAAATTCACGGCGACGAAGTGCTCAAGAAGGTCTTTAGCTGCTCACCCCTAACGAACGAAGAGGGGAGGAAAACTTTTCGCGCGAAAATTGTCTTCGTCGTCGCCTTCTGCGATCCATAAATCCGTCCACCTTAAAGTCGCACCTACCTTGTGCTTGTCGATGTGTAGCGACCGCAGGTACGGGTCGAACAGCAGCTTGTCCGGCTCGACGTTGATCGGCGACTGGCGGCGCCCTTTGTTGCACATGTTCCACTGCGGGTTGATCAGACCCCAGAAGGCGGGACCTGGAggtgagaaacaaaaaaaaatatttttgttaaataattaaaaaatgtggaaaaaaatccGATGCATCCAAGTGACCACTTGAAGTCATTAGCAGCCAGGGCTTGCTGTGACCATTGTTGGTTGTTATTTGGCGAATATTTTTGTGCAATGTCAGgtgagatgaaaaaaaaatctggagctATTATTTGCAGACACTTTGCTTGTTCGATAACACTCACGTTTGAGtggtcattcaaaaataacagaaaaaaatcattgaatcattctttttaaatttaaaatatgacaAAACAGTTGACTGCAGCTCTGCACCCGATTCGAAACAATAACCACTATGAGTAATAAATGCGAATTTCACCCCACTGACAGAAACTTCCGGATGACGGAGGCTGTCTGTTTTGGTCAACCTGTCAGTCAGAGGAACAATCGGTTCGGTGTTAATTAAAATCTCCGACATGACAACTGATTGAAAACGATGATTGGAATGGTGATACAACAAATTCACCTCAatacaataaacaaaaacaagattttggggagaaaatcaataattaaaaacaatcaactttcaaatttttcactttttaaaattgtattagaataaagaccacatttcatggccaaaataatgtccttgacaaaattggtcaaaattttcacatttctggccatatttagcaaaataaaaaataataacaaattgggttatggacactttgaaaattttcgaacaaattgttgatttccttaggggggtatatcaataatttaaaaaaatcaactttcaaatttttcactttttaaaattgtattagaataaagaccacatttcatggccaaaataatgtccttgacaaaattggtcaaaattttcacatttctggccatatttagcaaaataaaaaacaatttcaaattgggTTATGGACACTTggaaaatttccgaaaaaatcggtgatttccttagggggtatatcaataattaaaaaaatcaacttccaaatttttcactattaaaaaaagttttgaaaaaattagtcaaaattttcacatttctggccatatttagcaaaaaaaataataataacaaattgggttatggacactttgaaaattttcgaacaaattgttgatttccttaggggggtatatcaataattaaaaaaaaaatcaactttcaaatttttcactttttaaaaaagttttggaataaagaccacattacatggccaaaataatgtccttgacaaaattggtaaaaaatttcccatttctggccatatttagcaaaaaaaaaataataacaaattcggctatggaccctttgaaaattcttaaacaaattgttgatttccttaggggggtatatcaataattaaaaaaaatcaactttcaaatttttcactttttaaaaaagttttggaataaagaccacatttcatggccaaaataatgtccttgacaaaattggtaaaaatttcccatttctggccatattaagcaaaaaaaaataacaataacaaattgggctatggaccctttgaaaattcttaaacaaattgttgatttccttaggggggtatatcataattaaaaaaaatcaactttccaatttttcactttttaaaaaagttttggaataaagaccacatttcatggccaaaataatgtccttgacaaaattggtaaaaaatttcccatttctggccatatttagcaaaaaaaaataataacaaattcggctatggaccctttgaaaatttttaaacaaattgttgatttccttaggggggtatatcaataattaaaaaaaacaactttcaagtttttcactttttaaaaaagtattggaataaagaccacattgcatggccaaaataatgtccttgacaaaattggtaaaaaatttcccatttctggccatatttagcaaaaaaaaataataataacaaattgggctatggaccctttgaaaattcttaaacaaattgttgatttccttaggggggtatatcaataattaaaaaaaatcaactttcaaatttttcactttttaaaaaagttttggaataaagaccacatttcatggccaaaataatgtccttgacaaaattggtaaaaaatttcccatttctggccatatttagcaaaaaaaaaaaaataataataacaaattgggctatggaccctttgaaaattcttaaacaaattgttgatttccttaggggggtatatcaataattaaaaaaatcaactttcaaatttttcactttttaaaaaagttttggaataaagaccacattacatggccaaaataatgtccttgacaaaattggtaaaaaatttcccatttctggccatatttagcaaaaaaaaaataacaataacaaattgggctatggaccctttgaaaattcttaaacaagttgttgatttccttaggggggtatatcaataattaaaaaaatcaactttcaagtttttcactttttaaaaaagttttggaataaagaccacatttcatggccaaaataatgtccttgacaaaattggtgaaaaatttcccatttctggccatatttagcaaaaataaataaataacaataacaaattgggctatggaccctttgaaaattcttaaacaaattgttgatttccttaggggggtatatcaataattaaaaaaatcaactttcaagtttttcactttttaaaaaagtattaaaataaagaccacattttatggccaaaataatgtccctgacaaaattggtaaaaaatttcccatttctggccatatttagcaaaaaaaaaataataacaaattcggctatggaccctttgaaaattcttaaacaaattgttgatttccttaggggggtatatcaataattaaaaaaaaatcaactttcaaatttttcactttttaaaaaagttttggaataaagaccacatttcatggccaaaataatgtccttgacaaaattggtaaaaaatttcccatttctggccatatttagcaaaaaaaaaataacaataacaaattgggctatggaccctttgaaaattcttacacaagttgttgatttccttaggggggtatatcaataatttaaaaaaatcaactttcaagtttttcactttttaaaaaagttttggaataaagaccacatttcatggccaaaataatgtccttgacaaaattggtgaaaaatttcccatttctggccatatttagcaaaaaaaataaataataataacaaattcggctatggaccctttgaaaattcttaaacaaattgttgatttccttaggggggtatatcaataattaaaaaaatcaactttcaagtttttcactttttaaaaaagttttggaataaagaccacattacatggccaaaataatgtccttgacaaaattggtaaaaaatttcccatttctggccatatttagcaaaaaaaaataacaataacaaattgggctatggaccctttgaaaattcttaaacaagttgttgatttccttaggggggtatatcaataattaaaaaaatcaactttcaagtttttcactttttaaaaaagttttggaataaagaccacatttcatggccaaaataatgtccttgacaaaattggtgaaaaatttcccatttctggccatatttagcaaaaataaataaataataataacaaattggccaaaataatgtccctgacaaaattggtaaaaaatttcccatttctggccatatttagcaaaaaaaaaaaaaataacaaattcggctatggaccctttgaaaattcttaaacaaattgttgatttccttaggggggtatatcaataattaaaaaaaaatcaactttcaaatttttcactttttaaaaaagttttggaataaagaccacatttcatggccaaaataatgtccttgacaaaattggtgaaaaatttcccatttctggccatatttagcaaaaaaaaaaaaataataataataacaaattgggctatggaccctttgaaaattcttacacaagttgttgatttccttaggggggtatatcaataattaaaaaaatcagctttcaagtttttcactttttaaaaaagtattggaataaagaccacattttatggccaaaataatgtccctgacaaaattggtaaaaaatttcccatttctggccatatttagcaaaaaaaaaataataacaaattcggctatggaccctttgaaaattcttaaacaaattgttgatttccttaggggggtatatcaataattaaaaaaaaatcaacattcaagtttttcactttttaaaaaagttttggaataaagaccacatttcatggccaaaataatgtccttgacaaaattggtgataaatttcccatttctggccatatttagcaaaaataaataaataataataacaaattgggctatggaccctttgaaaattcttaaacaaattgttgatttctttaggggggtatatcaataattaaaaaaatcaacattcaagtttttcactttttaaaaaagtattggaataaagaccacattttatggccaaaataatgtccctgacaaaattggtaaaaaatttcccatttctggccatatttagcaaaaaaaaaataataacaaattcggctatggaccctttgaaaattcttaaacaaattgttgatttccttaggggggtatatcaataattaaaaaaaatcaactttcaagtttttcactttttaaaaaagttttggaataaagaccacatttcatggccaaaataatgtccttgacaaaattggtaaaaatttcccatttctggccatatttagcaaaaaaaaatgacaataacaaattgggctatggaccctttgaatattcttaaacaaattgtttatttcctttggggggtatatcaataatttaaaaaaatcaactttcaagtttttcactttttaaaaaagtattggaataaagaccacattttatggccaaaataatgtccttgacaaaattggtaaaaaatttcccatttctggccatatttagcaaaaaaaaataacaacaaattgggctatggaccctttgaaaatttttaaacaaattgttgatttccttaggggggtatatcaataattaaaaaaatcaactttcaagtttttcactttttaaaaaagttttggaataaagaccacattacatggccaaaataatgtccttgacaaaattggtaaaaaatttcccatttctggccatatttagcaaaaaaaaaaataataacaaattgggctatggaccctttgaaaattcttaaacaaattgttgatttccttaggggggtatatcaataattaaaaaaaaatcaactttcaaatttttcactttttaaaaaagttttggaataaagaccacatttcatggccaaaataatgtccttgacaaaattggtaaaaatttcccatttctggccatatttagcaaaaaaaaaataacaataacaaattgggctatggaccctttgaatattcttaaacaaattgttgatttcctttggggggtatatcaataatttaaaaaaaaaactttccaatttttcactttttaaaaaagttttggaataaagaccacattacatggccaaaataatgtccttgacaaaattggtgaaaaatttcccatttctggccatatttagcaaaaaaaaaataataataataacaaattgggctatggaccctttgaaaattcttaaacaaattgttgatttccttaggggggtatatcaataatttaaaaaaatcaactttcaaatttttcactttttaaaaaagtattggaataaagaccacattttatggccaaaataatgtccttgacaaaattggtaaaaaatttcccatttctggccatatttagcaaaaaaaaaataacaacaaattgggctatggaccctttgaaaattttaaaacaaattgttgatttccttaggggggtatatcaataattaaaaaaatcaactttcaagtttttcactttttaaaaaagttttggaataaagaccacattacatggccaaaataatgtccttgacaaaattggtaaaaaatttcccatttctggccatatttagcaaaaaaaaaataataacaaattcggctatggaccctttgaaaattcttaaacaaattgttgatttccttagggaggtatatcaataattaaaaaaaaatcaactttcaaatttttcactttttaaaaaagttttggaataaagaccacatttcatggccaaaataatgtccttgacaaaattggtaaaaatttcccatttctggccatatttagcaaaaaaaataacaataacaaattgggctatggaccctttgaatattcttaaacaaattgtttattTCCTTTGGGGGGTAtatcaacaattaaaaaaatcaactttcaagtttttcactttttaaaaaagttttggaataaagaccacatttcatggccaaaataatgtccttgacaaaattggtaaaaaatttcccatttctggccatatttagcaaaaaaaaataaataataataacaaattggccaaaataatgtccctgacaaaattggtaaaaaatttcccatttctggccatatttagcaaaaaaaaaataacaataacaaattgggctatggaccctttgaaaattcttacacaagttgttgatttccttaggggggtatatcaataatttaaaaaaatcaactttcaagtttttcactttttaaaaaagttttggaataaagaccgcatttcatggccaaaataatgtccttgacaaaattggtgaaaaatttcccatttctggccatatttagcaaaaaaaaataacaacaaattgggctatggaccctttgaaaatttttaaacaaattgttgatttccttaggggggtatatcaataattaaaaaaatcaactttcaagtttttcactttttaaaaaagttttggaataaagaccacattacatggccaaaataatgtccttgacaaaattggtaaaaaatttcccatttctggccatatttagcaaaaaaaaaataataacaaattcggctatggaccctttgaaaattcttaaacaaattgttgatttccttaggggggtatatcaataattaaaaaaaaatcaactttcaaatttttcactttttaaaaaagttttggaataaagaccacatttcatggccaaaataatgtccttgacaaaattggtaaaaatttcccatttctgggcatatttagcaaaaaaaaataacaataacaaattgggctatggaccctttgaatattcttaaacaaattgttgatttccttaggggggtatatcaataattaaaaaaaaatcaactttcaagtttttcactttttaaaaaagttttggaataaagaccacatttcatggccaaaataatgtccttgacaaaattggtaaaaaatttcccatttctggccatatttagcaaaaaaaaataacaataacaaattgggctatggaccctttgaaaattcttacacaagttgttgatttccttaggggggtatatcaataatttaaaaaaatcaactttcaagtttttcactttttaaaaaagttttggaataaagaccacatttcatggccaaaataatgtccttgacaaaattggtaaaaaaaaatccatttctggccatatttagcaaaaaaaaaataataataataacaaattgggctatggaccctttgaaaattcttaaacaaattgttgatttccttaggggggtatatcaataattaaaaaaatcaactttcaaatttttcactttttaaaaaagttttggaataaagaccacattacatggccaaaataatgtccttgacaaaattggtaaaaaatttcccatttctggccatatttagcaaaaaaaaaataacaataacaaattgggctatggaccctttgaaaattcttaaacaagttgttgatttccttaggggggtatatcaataattaaaaaaatcaactttcaagtttttcactttttaaaaaagttttggaataaagaccacatttcatggccaaaataatgtccttgacaaaattggtgaaaaatttcccatttctggccatatttagcaaaaataaataaataacaataacaaattgggctatggaccctttgaaaattcttaaacaaattgttgatttccttaggggggtatatcaataattaaaaaaatcaactttcaaatttttcactttttaaaaaagtattcgaataaagaccacattttatggccaaaataatgtcgttgacaaaattggtaaaaaatttcccatttctggccatatttagcaaaaaaaaaataataacaaattcggctatggaccctttgaaaattcttaaacaaattgttgatttccttaggggggtatatcaataattaaaaaaaaatcaactttcaaatttttcactttttaaaaaagttttggaataaagaccacatttcatggccaaaataatgtccttgacaaaattggtaaaaaatttcccatttctggccatatttagcaaaaaaaaaataacaataacaaattgggctatggaccctttgaaaattcttacacaagttgttgatttccttaggggggtatatcaataatttaaaaaaatcaactttcaagtttttcactttttaaaaaagttttggaataaagaccacatttcatggccaaaataatgtccttgacaaaattggtgaaaaatttcccatttctggccatatttagcaaaaaaaataataataacaaattgggctatggaccctttgaaaattcttaaacaaattgttgatttccttaggggggtatatcaataattaaaaaaaatcaactttcaaatttttcactttttaaaaaagttttggaataaagaccacattacatggccaaaataatgtccttgacaaaattggtaaaaaatttcccatttctggccatatttagcaaaaaaaaataacaataacaaattgggctatggaccctttgaaaattcttaaacaagttgttgatttccttaggggggtatatcaataattaaaaaaatcaactttcaagtttttcactttttaaaaaagttttggaataaagaccacatttcatggccaaaataatgtccttgacaaaattggtgaaaaatttcccatttctggccatatttagcaaaaataaataaataataataacaaattggccaaaataatgtccctgacaaaattggtaaaaaatttcccatttctggccatatttagcaaaaaaaaaaaaataacaaattcggctatggaccctttgaaaattcttaaacaaattgttgatttccttaggggggtatatcaataattaaaaaaaaatcaactt
This is a stretch of genomic DNA from Culex pipiens pallens isolate TS chromosome 1, TS_CPP_V2, whole genome shotgun sequence. It encodes these proteins:
- the LOC120422535 gene encoding carbonic anhydrase-related protein 10 isoform X2 codes for the protein MLAKLSVNIVILLILGKEIKASWEEWWTYDGISGPAFWGLINPQWNMCNKGRRQSPINVEPDKLLFDPYLRSLHIDKHKISGTLHNTGQSLVFRVEKDTKQHVNISSGPLAYRYQFEEIYFHYGTDNNQGSEHHVHGYSFPGEIQLYGFNKELYHNMSEAQHKAQGIVGISLMVQIGDTPNPELRIITSTFNKVLYKGSSTPIRHISLRSLLPNTEQYMTYEGSTTHPGCWESTVWIILNKPIYITKQELYALRKLMQGSEQTPKAPLGNNARPLQALHHRTVRTNIDFAHTGASKKYQAFVYQNIYIF
- the LOC120422535 gene encoding carbonic anhydrase-related protein 10 isoform X1, which produces MLAKLSVNIVILLILGKEIKASWEEWWTYDGISGPAFWGLINPQWNMCNKGRRQSPINVEPDKLLFDPYLRSLHIDKHKISGTLHNTGQSLVFRVEKDTKQHVNISSGPLAYRYQFEEIYFHYGTDNNQGSEHHVHGYSFPGEIQLYGFNKELYHNMSEAQHKAQGIVGISLMVQIGDTPNPELRIITSTFNKVLYKGSSTPIRHISLRSLLPNTEQYMTYEGSTTHPGCWESTVWIILNKPIYITKQELYALRKLMQGSEQTPKAPLGNNARPLQALHHRTVRTNIDFAHTGASKNQNCPTMSKDMYYKANRWTSEIAARGRERGLPDIDTVFQSLP